atagtataaactatagaaaacacttgtgcctctacatctccctctttttcttcctctatctccatctcctcatctgatctattactttccactctctgtccatctaggaacaaggcacaatttactatttcagcattaatctattatattAATCATTATTGAAGTTGCATGTGCTCTTTATTATATCCAACGAAGAAGAATGAACAAAGAAGAAGAATGAATAACAGAACTGTAGTGACACAACTACATGGCAATACAACAGTGACACCTATTGGCAAATTACTATACTGGAATTACTATACTGCAAATTactggaattaaccgctgattagaaaaccggctttactgacgagatgcgcataacgatcggccgatcgtgattggAGCACCCCTAATGTGGGtaattttatttacggctaagtTATTACTCATAAATTGTACGGATATTAAGATTGggcatgggcaggcattcacataAGGGGGCATGTTATTaaaaattcgaggaaattttgctttgacaaaagggcacttaaggggcaaaggggCGCTCAAGCaataaatgtctaaataataagtatttattaatgtgttgcgtagtttgaagataattttttaaaaatctttatcccggatatatatatattttttaatcaggaagagggtgggggggAGGGTCAAATGGGGGTCAAGGCGTTTTTTGGCAAGGTCTTGAGACCCCCCCAAGACTCCCCCTGGCGCCGCTGGTGCTCCAGGCTCTCAAGTGCTACTTTCTTATTTGTGCTCGCCATGATTTCACGCTAGAGAGCCATTTGTCAGCATGGCAAAGTGGTTATTGTCATTCCCACAGCGTTTAAACACAGCTTTAGTTCCCTtgatagggaacatctcaggttgaATTATATAATGCTTCatcgcaatatatatatatttatatatatatatatatatatatatatatatatatatatatattagagagcgatatatttatataaataattatacaagtaatgaagatgatgatgataaagaattcttcaaaaacacacacatttaaagatagtataaaaaccattacgcctatgggatgaaccatataggaaacaaacgtgtgtgtgtgtgtgtgagagagagagaaagtgtgtgtgtgtgtgagagagagagagagagagagtgtgtgtgtgtgtgagagtgagtgtttgagagagagagtgtgtgtgtgtgtgtgtgtgtgtgtgagagagagagagagagagagagagagagagagagagagagagagagtgtgtgtgtgtgtgtgtgtgtgtgagagagagagagagagtgtgtgtgtgtgtgtgtgtgtgtgagtgtgagtgtgtgtatgagtgggcatgtttttgtgacacatcaggacacaactctgtataatggcatgggtatgacacaggtattacaaggagagggtgacttatgaggaaataacccatgtccccatttttcaaaacacttataaatcatacagaatgagtttttttgagaaagtaaaaatgcacaaagtttcctgtgagggttagggttaggtgtagggttggtgaagggacatagaatatacagtttctacagtataaaaaccattacacctatgggatgaacacactttacacagaaacaaacgtgtgtgtgtgtgtgtgtgagagagagagagagagagagagtgtgtgtgtgagtgtgtgtgtgtgagagtgtgtgtgtgtgtgtgtgtgtgtgtgagagagtgtgtgtgtatgtatgtatgtaagtgtgtgtgtgcgtgtgtgtgtgtgtgtgtgtgtgtgtgtgtgcgtgcgtgtgtgtgtgtgtgtgtgtgtgtgtgtgtgtgttcccaagCATGCGGGCCGTCTGTTCCCAGGCAGAGTGGCAGTGATCCAGCGACCTGCTGCTGTTGCTCTGATACACATTCCTCTGGCTCTGCCTGTGCCCTGCCTGACGCCAGCGCTCCACACGAGCCACAGTAAACACTCACAGCTGCTGTGAGATCAGCCAGCTCCTCCTCACTCAGAACATCACAGAGAGATAGCCATCCTTTAACACTTACAAACCTACCCTAGATTTACACGCTTGTGCTGGGGAGATGACATCAAAGAAATTaatcataaatgtattaaatatcataaatataacACATTTAAAGATAATTTATCTAAGATTTACAGGTAAAGTTATATATAACAACACTCTTGACACTCATTTACATAACTTAGGCCTAAGATGTAGTTTTAAAAACAACTTCACATTTTTTACAGATATAAGCCTGTATAAACTTTTGAGACATTGATTTAcagatgaaaatgtataaaagtcttgctatattactattatttcccACACAGTGTGAACTGTTGTGTTCTCAGGCGCCACACAGCGCTACAGTGACACCTAGTGGAGACTCACTTATGATCtttaatgaagatgaagatgaagattcaGTCATCAGAGCCCGTGAAAGACCAATATCCGTGATTATGACAGAATTAAACATAGCCTTGCTTTATTAAGCTGTTAACAATTTACATTTACTGTTAATGCATTCAATGCATCATGATGGGATTCAGATCAAAGAATCAAAACACAGATGGAGTGGATGATTTCTATCAACACCCCAAAGCATTTCATTCAACAGTTCAGTTTTGATTTGCATGCTGTTCAATTTATGATGGTCGcattattttacatatgtttCCATCCCTGGATCATACCAGCACATCTGGCCATGAGTTACCATGTGTTCAGGCCCTTAAACCGAGGtacattaattaatgaataaaaaaaaatatatataaatattatttgatacACTGCAGATGCagttaaaaaagttaatattgcatatatatattctttcatcatttactcataaaAGCTCTTTTGTTCAGCAACAGTCACAGATTATTTTACTTAtaatgtaattgctgctgttacacttacaggacaatccttgtttaggctactgaccatacattcatttttggccacctttttgctatagatgacacagcctttattattttaatttcttcaacaaaaaacgtgcatatcacaacccttacaaaaataaaccatggttttatcatagtaatttccttttgcatgatttctgaatgattgagactataaaataaattagtcataataaagttatagccacaggtaaatgtcgagagctacaattgtaatttgtaaataatacaatttattcatttccttttttatttgattaaagtccTATTTTCACTCCTATagtatgtgtttttttctatCATCATATTTGAAGaaggggcacaacaatacaatcctgctcaggacacacatttggccagcagcagcCCTGCACCGTGATATCAATTCGACATCTAATATTAGTCCAGACTTGATCAAGATGCTGGAACATCTCTTTACTGTCCGCTTGTTTGATTTCTTCTGTGGTTATTGGGTGAAAACAGGAAGTGAATCCCAGACTGAAACTGGTTTAATGTATGTGTAGGCCAAAATGTTTGATGTTCAATTTAATCAAATCAACATCATGTCAAGTTTTTGACGTCAGTTTGATCtgcatatttttgtttacacGCTGAAAAAAAATCCTGTGAAGTTTGTTTCACACTAGCTgcgcttttattttgacagcgtcACTGTTACGCGCTGACGTCATCCCGCAGCGTCAGAGAGTGTTTCCTGAATGCTGAGGTGTCCGTGTAGATATTTACATAGAGACGTGTCGCCTGTTCTAGAGGAGTGACAGCATGGATCGTCCGGAGACCACCTTCACTCTGGCGTATATCGTGTTCGCGCTGTGCTTCGTGTTCACGCCGAACGAGTTCCGCTCGGCCGGCTTCACGGTGCAGCACATGTTCTCTCCGTGGCTGGGCAGCGAGGACATGGGCTTCATCCAGCACCACGTCCGGAGGAGCGCCCTGACCGCGCTGCTGCACTGCTGCCTGCCGCTCGGTACTGCTCCGACACGGGCTcagggccacacacacacacacaccctccacAGCGCGGCTTCAGTACATCTGATGAAGCTCGACTCGTTCAATCATGTCATCCGTTCAGctctgttcacaccaagaacgattcCGATATTAGCGTCTACTCAATACTGATTGTATAAAAACACACCAGAGAGCGATGTCGTCTGTTTATTAGTGCACGCGCGCCTGCCGCTTTAACCTCTCGAGCTCGTGCTCGTCACAGCAGGagggattctgattggctgtcagttcTGTCGTTCAACAGAGAAAAATGTTCTGGAagtgatatataaaataataataatgatttgtttatttgtgtgacCATTGACCAACGTCAGAGGACTCCTAACACTCAAATGTGACACTTaagtatttacatatttatttaaaaatctcagGGGACTTCAAGTAAATCTATTTGCTGAAAGAGGATCAGATGATAAAAAAAGTCTGGGAATCTGTGCATTACATGTAATTAAGAAATAGTCTGAAtttgtgtatgtgaatgtgtttgaaagacacaCAGTCCTCCTGACTAATGAAATATAAAGTTCAACTCTAATCTATGAGGAAGTATCTGTACTGTTTTATCATAACAACTGTGTTATTCATCTTATTTGATATGGGTAACCATTGGAAATGTCCTCATTCTGACAGTGGTGGGCCTcgtctaaatttaatttaatacagatAATCTTGACTTTAATATTTTGGTTCATTATCTTGattcatcaataaaaaaaaaacacacagtgcACAAAATGTAGTTTAAGCAACATAAAGGCAATTTCAAGCAAACTGAGAAACATTGTAAATAAGTGTGAGATTATGGTGTAGTTAATTCTGGATACAGTGGAcatgagcagtgtgtgtgtgtgtgtgtgtgtgtgtgtgagcgctgtaGTCTCTTGCTCTGTGCTGTGCTCCTCACACTGGTGCTGTCTGTGTTTCAGGATACTACGCAGGGATGTGTTTGGCCGCTCCGGAGCAGGATCTGCTGCAGGTGCACCGGGCGGCTCGGGGCTGGCAGCTCTACTTCTGCTTCTCTCTGACCGTGCTGCTGCTCGGCTGTGTTCTTGTGTTCGTCTGGTCCAGGCGCGGCTGGGAGAATCACCCCATCTGCCGGGCGCTCAGTGCTCACGCTTTACAACGCTCCAGCTGGAGAGCCGTGGCCTCGTCCATCAACACTGAGTTCCGGCGCATCGATAAGTTCTCGTCGGGCTGTCCGAGCGCCAGAGTGATCGTCACTGACTCCTGGGTGATGAAGGTCAGCACATACTCCCTGCACATCGCCCTGCAGCAGGACTGTCACCTGACCGTCACCGGCTCCACGCAGCACAGTCTGTCTCCTGAGCTCAACACACCGCTGCAGATCCTCACCATCACTGTGGCCAGCATCAACCCCCGCGTCCAGCCCTTCCTCATCAGGTGTGTGCcgtgagatgtgtgtgtgctcCGGTCGGATCTGTGTGTCCTCTGGTGCTGAGCCGTGTCTCTGTGCTTCTCTCACAGGCTGAAGTCCACGGAGTACGCAGAGCTGCAGGAGAAACTGCACGCACCCATCAGAAACGCTGCCAATGTGGTCATCCATCTGACCATGAGCGAGCTCTTCCTGGAGACCTTCAAGACGTACGTGAAGATGAACGCCGTGTACGAGTGTCCGAGTGGACAGGTGAGCCCTGGACGCTTCACTGGAAGCTACAGACTCTCTACTGACTCCCATGATGCCATGGTTAATAACAGTTATATCAATGAACTCTACATTTCACAGCATTTGTTCATCTGCTAAATGTTCCACATCAacactttaaaggaatagttcacccaaaattaggGCTGGGTACTAaacttcgatgcctttatggtatcgaacgaaaaacttAAATACTATGAGTATtggaaaaacatttatatttcagtgcCAAAGTTCGGTTCCAAAAGCAAAGcggctgttttttttctttttttcttttgccaagcgtctgtgtctgtgtgagcttgtagcatacgtgcgtgtaaggacctaaattcgccgtgattggctgtccaccaccacgtgacgtgacggggaggatttctgaagatactcgcagtcacacaacacaactgtagttgttttgtctcaaaacgtttccgttttacaatgacaaagaggtctaaagtgtggctacacttcataaaagtggatgccgagtcagcaaagtgcaacatatgcgataagagtattgcaaccaaagccagtgttaatgaagcatttgtttggatgagtgttttgccctccctccctgtttagtttggtctactccatgCGTATCTTAAAACACGCCTCCTTTCACGTcgtctaaaaaacagagagagacagatttatccggtacagcgaatttctctgagcagcaggccactgtataccttcacttaaaacatatctgactgtgtttacgagaatacttgcagagaccattattttgatataattgtgtgtgtatgtgttcattcagaagttacgatacgcgaaagatgaattcattctctgtacgcgcattgtctgaaatgctccGTTGCAAGCTCTGAACGCGCAcgaattgtttaaaacgcttgaatcagcaatatttagaaacaagtgcaaacgatcggCCATGATctgtttcaccccttcaagcgagtgaacaatGCAAATCAAGTTAGGagttttacatcactattcacgacagcccatcggactggaaaacacaatagccccagGACGTGGAGctctgcacctcagatctatccagttggTGAAACACTGGTTTTcacactggtttcgttaaacaaaataaatgattattttaaaagattgactcaaaagaatcatcggttcactaatcggatcatgaacttgtattaccgagccaaagatgatctattattgaacatcacgaatgaataaagacttcacgttcatctgtaaagcacagaaagctatcgtttgagtttataaacctCTATTTCATCcatgattcgtatggatctgataactgaatgcaaagtgtgagttctagaagaatgcttgtgtcttgatgagcatgtattgctaaatgaacagctgctggttttttttttttcttttttcaacagAGGATCaattgccctattggttaaaatccccaaactgtttacttaaatattaaattaattaatgacatcaaaacaggggcgtttgcattatgatgtggtgggctgctgtgggccagaaagtccagggcaacGTTTTGGTCCCAGTCCACCCCTGAATGgcgcacccctatccaaaaagcacaaccagttgtattaataatgttatcctgagcgtgaagtgttaccagaatttgtttaaggtgaaaaagaaaagttttgtgtttaatgtatttgtgttgatgttgaaatggattttaaaacatatggtatcgaaaaaagtatcgttaggaaccggtatcgaaactgaggtatcgaaattggcaccggatcgaaagattttgaacaatacccagccctaccGAAAATtcaaatccagtccatcagtgaacatctggagaagacaaaacctgaaacacatccagcattaagatgattttaactcaaacacatagagtctataatccataataacacttcctccagtgaaacagtgttctggtctgaatcaggagagaaatctgcacagatcaagcagcgattAAACAGATCtgaactaatctgtgagagacaacagcagatgcactgttcactggaggaagtgttattatgattattttagcaGTGGTCTGAAGTTAATGTCTTGATGGATGTGTTTCTTATACTACTGTTCCATCAATTAAGctgtgtatttatatgtgtgaatataaatgaagatgaagatgttgttcattgttgatAGTGCATgtattaactgattttttttaagaagtctcttctgctcaccaagcctgcatttatttgatcagaaatacggCACACGGCAGTAATATATTGTGAaacatttattgtgtgtgtgtgtgtgtgtgtcaggagctgGAGCCGTGTATCGGCTGTATGCAGGCCCGCGCCGCTGTGAAGCTGCTGCGTCTGTGTCAGGCGGACGGCGAGGGAGAGTGTCAGCAGTGCTTCTGTCGGCCCATGTGGTGTCTCACCTGTATGGGGAAGTGGTTCGCCAGCCGTCAGGACCAGCAGACGCCGGAGACGTGGCTCAGCAGCAGGGTCCCGTGTCCCACCTGCAGGGCCAAGTTCTGCATCCTGGACGTCTGCTCCATCGAATGAGGACAGCGCCCCCTAAACCTCCGTGCCTCCAACTACAATCACATGTGAAGATGAGACTGAACTCTACTGTGATGAAGCTGCTGTGTCACATCTGATGGTAATCTCTATGAGCACCATCACGTCTCTGCCGCACTCGATCTCCTGCATGCATTCTGTCTCTGATTACAGTCTGTACGTCTTTATCCAGTAAAAGCTCTTTTATTGTCCCAGTGTCCAGCTTCAGCTTCTGCTGTCAGATCTTGTCTGATCATGATcaagtaatatctccagatgaactcttactgAACTGAGCTCAGCttcacttgattctccatcaatcatgttttagagtctcacatctgatcctcaggatcttttgaggagctttactttcactgttcctcagcggaggaatgatcttcacaagcctccagaacatctcacatcttctgaggagccttgatttctccagctctccatcactgtgttatatgtgcggatcatctacatctcatctcattactggagatatagagcaCAGACTCAGATTCAGATCAGTTTATACCAGTATCTGCTAAGAGCTCACTGGTTTACATCACAAACAGCAGAATTTCATCACGATTTATTCATATAATATCAGCATCAGCAGCATATGTTAGCTCAGTTTGGACCTTGTTTTTTCTTCTATATTCTGACTATATCAGACTGTATGAGCCACAGAAGTCTGATGGAGcaaatatgatactcaacaaaaaacatatgcaacatttttgtttgtatttttctagggatgtaaagattcaataaactgttctaaat
This DNA window, taken from Carassius auratus strain Wakin chromosome 14, ASM336829v1, whole genome shotgun sequence, encodes the following:
- the tmem129 gene encoding E3 ubiquitin-protein ligase TM129; protein product: MDRPETTFTLAYIVFALCFVFTPNEFRSAGFTVQHMFSPWLGSEDMGFIQHHVRRSALTALLHCCLPLGYYAGMCLAAPEQDLLQVHRAARGWQLYFCFSLTVLLLGCVLVFVWSRRGWENHPICRALSAHALQRSSWRAVASSINTEFRRIDKFSSGCPSARVIVTDSWVMKVSTYSLHIALQQDCHLTVTGSTQHSLSPELNTPLQILTITVASINPRVQPFLIRLKSTEYAELQEKLHAPIRNAANVVIHLTMSELFLETFKTYVKMNAVYECPSGQELEPCIGCMQARAAVKLLRLCQADGEGECQQCFCRPMWCLTCMGKWFASRQDQQTPETWLSSRVPCPTCRAKFCILDVCSIE